The following are from one region of the Actinopolyspora halophila DSM 43834 genome:
- a CDS encoding Gfo/Idh/MocA family protein, with the protein MTTKTVRIALNGVTGRMGYRQHLLRSVLAIRDQGGIETADGGRVTVEPVLIGRRPEKLAEIARQHDISEWSAELDTVLSDDSVDVYFDSQITSARQKALRSAVEAGKHVYSEKPVSETAEQALELARLAENAGVCHGVVHDKLFLPGLLKLHRLLEGGFFGRVLSVRGEFGYWVFEGDWQSAQRPSWNYRSEDGGGIVSDMFCHWHYVLENLFGRVESVTAKATTHVPRRWDERGAVYEATADDAAYGIFELEGGTIAQINSSWAVRVNRDELVEFQIDGTEGSAVAGLRGCRLQHRTMTPKPVWNPDLPATDPFRDQWSEVPDNEEFDNGFKTQWEQFLRDVVGEKKHRYDFFAGARGIQLAEAGLRSSASGKRIPLDRLDS; encoded by the coding sequence ATGACGACGAAAACGGTACGTATCGCGCTCAACGGCGTCACGGGACGAATGGGGTACCGCCAACACCTGCTCAGATCCGTGCTGGCCATCCGGGATCAGGGAGGTATCGAAACCGCCGACGGTGGCCGGGTGACCGTGGAACCCGTGCTGATCGGCCGCAGGCCCGAAAAACTCGCGGAAATCGCGCGGCAGCACGACATCTCCGAGTGGAGCGCGGAACTGGACACCGTACTGTCCGACGATTCCGTGGACGTGTACTTCGACTCCCAGATAACATCGGCCAGGCAGAAAGCGCTTCGTTCGGCCGTGGAAGCGGGCAAGCACGTCTACTCGGAAAAACCGGTCTCCGAGACCGCGGAGCAGGCCCTCGAACTGGCCCGGCTGGCCGAGAACGCCGGAGTGTGCCACGGGGTGGTGCACGACAAACTGTTCCTGCCCGGCCTGCTGAAACTGCACCGCCTGCTCGAAGGCGGATTCTTCGGCCGGGTGCTGTCCGTGCGCGGCGAATTCGGGTACTGGGTCTTCGAAGGGGACTGGCAGTCCGCGCAGCGCCCCAGCTGGAACTACCGCTCCGAGGACGGTGGCGGAATCGTCTCCGACATGTTCTGCCACTGGCACTACGTACTGGAGAACCTGTTCGGACGGGTCGAGTCGGTCACGGCCAAGGCCACCACACACGTCCCCCGGCGCTGGGACGAGCGGGGAGCCGTCTACGAGGCCACCGCCGATGACGCGGCCTACGGGATCTTCGAGCTCGAAGGCGGCACGATAGCCCAGATCAACTCCTCGTGGGCGGTGCGGGTCAATCGCGACGAGCTGGTCGAGTTCCAGATCGACGGTACCGAGGGGAGCGCGGTGGCCGGGTTGCGCGGCTGCAGGTTGCAGCACCGCACCATGACCCCGAAACCGGTGTGGAACCCGGATCTGCCCGCCACCGACCCCTTCCGCGACCAGTGGTCCGAGGTCCCGGACAACGAGGAGTTCGACAACGGGTTCAAGACCCAGTGGGAGCAGTTCCTGCGGGACGTGGTCGGCGAGAAGAAACACCGCTACGACTTCTTCGCCGGAGCCAGGGGAATCCAGCTCGCCGAAGCCGGACTGCGCTCCTCCGCGAGCGGAAAGCGGATCCCACTGGACCGTCTCGACAGTTGA